The Streptomyces cathayae DNA segment CTCGGCCAGCGCCGCCGAGCCCCACTGCCGCAGCCGGATCTCCACGTCCGGATGGCGCCGCCGGAACGCGGCCAGCAGCTTCGCCACATGCACCCCGGCGATGCACTGCTCGGTGCCCACCGCGAGCGTGCCGCGCAACACCCCCTGCACCGCGGCCACCGCCTCGTGCGCGGCCCGCACCTGGGCCAGGACACGCTCGGCCTCCACCAGCAGGGCCCGTCCGGCCTCCGTCAGCGTCACCCGCCGGGTCGTCCGTACGAACAGCGGCGCCCGCAGCTCGCGCTCCAGCGCGCGGATCGACGCCGACAGGCCCGACTGGGAGACCAGCAGCCGCTCCGCCGCCCGGGTGAAGTGCTGGTCCTCGGCGACGGCGACGAAATGCTGAAGGTGGCGCAGTTCCATGATTGAGAAGCGTATCCGCTGAATTCCATCGGATTCTCCTGTTGGACCGCTGCCCGCGGTGCGCGACAGAGTGGAGTCCGGTTCGACGGAACCGGACACCCCTGTGCCGACCCCCTGGAGTCGTGTTGTACACCCCGCACCCCGACCGTTACGCGGACCTGCCCTACCGGCGCACCGGACACAGCGGCCTGCAGCTTCCCGCGCTCTCGCTCGGCCTGTGGCACAACTTCGGTCCCGACCGCCCCGCGGAGACCCAGCGCGCCATCCTGCGCCGCGCCTTCGACCTGGGCGTCACCCACTTCGACCTCGCCAACAACTACGGCCCGCCGCCCGGCGCCGCCGAGTCCGCCCTCGGCGAGGCGCTGCGCGCGGACTTCGCGCCGTACCGCGACGAACTGGTGATCTCCACCAAGGCCGGCCACCTGATGTGGCCCGGCCCGTACGGAGAATGGGGTTCACGCAAGTACCTGCTGTCCTCCCTGGACCAGAGCCTGAGCCGGATGGGCCTGGACCACGTCGACATCTTCTACTCGCACCGCTTCGACCCCGACACTCCGCTGGAGGAGACCATGGGGGCCCTGCACTCCGCGGTCCAGCAGGGCAAGGCGCTCTACGTCGGCGTGTCCAACTACTCCGCGGAGCAGACCCGTGAGGCCGCCCGCATCCTCGGCGAGCTGGGCACCCCGCTGCTGATCCACCAGCCGCGCTACTCGATGCTCGACCGGCGGCCGGAGGACGAGGGCCTGCTGGACGCCCTGGACGAGCTCCGGATCGGCTCCATCGCCTACTCCCCGCTGGAGCAGGGCCTGCTGACCGCCCGCTACCTCGACGGCATCCCCGAGGACTCGCGGGCCGCGAGCGACAGCCCGTTCCTGGACACCGGCGCCGTCACCGGCGAACTGGTCGAGCGGCTGCGCACGTTGAACGGCATCGCCGAGTCCCGCGGCCAGACCCTCGCGCAGATGGCGCTGGCCTGGGTGCTGCGCGGTGGGCGGGTGACCTCGGCCCTGGTCGGGGCGAGCAGCCCGCGGCAACTCGAGGACAGCGTCGCGGCCACCCGCCACCTCGACTTCGACGCGGACGAACTGGCCCGCATCGACGCGGTGGTCAAGCAGTAGGCCCCTCACCCGGGCAGGTCGCCCACCCGGCCGCGTCGCACTCCTCGGCGCGACACCGCCGGGTGGGCGTCGTGCCTCCGGCTGCCGTGCGCGCCGCATTCCGGCCAACGAAAGGGGCGAATATGCCAAGAGAGTGGCCGGAAAGGCATGGTGACAGTGATTCAGCGGTGAACATACTCGACAACGAGAGCGCTTCACCCCGCGCGACGGCGCCCTCACACACAGCACGCGACCCACCGGAGAGCGAGCGCGGTCGGCCGCCGGGCAACGCAACGGGGGGAGAGGACCGTGCACGACGAGTTCCTGTGCCACGTCACGGCGTACGGGGTCTGCGACGGCCGCCGCATCGGCGTACCCCTCGGGACCTATCGCGCACCCACCCTGGCCCTGGCCCTCTGGTGGCTGCGCGATCGCGCCTCGTGGATCGCCGAGCGCCTCGACCCGCAGCCCGAGGCCGAACACTTACCCCCGGGCGCGCTCGTCCCCGTCGCTGACGGTGTGCCCGACGTGCCCGCCGTGCTGCGTGCCTGGTGCGGTGACGACGCCCGGCAGGAGGAGATGGCGGAGGCGCTGGCCGCCGGACAGCTGGTGCGCCTCGCCACCAGCGACGACACCACCGAGTACGAACTGTTGGCCGAATCCGTGGACGCCCTGCGGATGCAGCGCGCCGCCCCGGTGCTGGGCGTCCAGGTCGCCTGACCGACCGGCCGCCTGACCGACCGGCCGTTGCCCGTCCCCGAACACCTCTCCGCCGGGCCGGTCCCCCGCCCTGACCGGATTCACCGCCGCCGGCCGGCCCGTCGGCACCCTCGACCACGTGGCCCCGGAACGGATCCCCGGTCTCCGGGCGGCCGGTCGACGCCCGCTGCGACCTCCCGCCGCAGGCCGACGCCGTCCTCGACGAGGCACCGGCGAAGAGCGGAGCACGCCGGCGAGGGGAGCACGGACGGGCAGCCGCCCGAACCGGCGAAACCGCCGCAGGCCTGGGCGGAACCGGTGTGCGGACCGCGGACGCAGAGCACCGCCGGCGGTCCGGCGCGTCCCGTCAGCGGTCCGGTCCGCCCGTGCCGCGCCACCTCCCCCGGGCCGGCAGCGCGCCCGCGAAACCGGTGACCAGGCCCCACAGGAAGGCCAGCCCCAGGGCGCCCGCCAGACGCGGTGCGAGCAGCACCTGACCGGAGAGTCCGGTACCGAGGTCGCCGATGCCGAGCACGGAGAGGCCGAGCCGGGCGGAGATCCGGCCGACCAGGCAGATCATCAGAACCGTCAGCGTGAGCGCCACCGCCAGGTGCACGGCGTGCTGCCAGGCCCGGACCCGGGCCGGTGACAGGGCCGCCATCACGAACGCGACGGCCAGCAGCAGCACCGCGTCGGCCACCAGCAGCCACCACACCCTGCCGTCGTGCTCGGCGAGCGTGCTCAGGTTCAGCGCCGAGACGTCCTCGGTGCGCAGCACCTCGTCGAGCACATGCGGCAGGGGCAGCCCGAAGGGCCCCTCCACCCTGCCGTCCCAGGTGGCGCCGAGCCCGATGGTCAACGCGAGCCAGGTCACGTTGGGCAGACCCAGCAGGATCACGGCGAACGTATCCGCCGGGTGCCCCCGCGTCGCGGCGACGACCAGCGCGGTCACGGCACCGATGACGACGGAGGCGAGCAGCAGCCACAGCATCGCGCGCGCCGCGGGCCGCACCGCCGTCTGGAACCGGAGCAGCCGGCCCGGAAGGGGGGCGCCCCGCGACACCAGCAGGGCCAGCACCAGCACACCCGCCAGCCAGAGCAGGCCGACGAGGACGGTCAACGGCACATCGGCGGCGAAACCGACCTCGGGGGAGATCCCGAACAGATCCCCGAGGTTGTCCAGGGGCCCGTCCCCGAGCGAGACCTCGAAGGTGTGCCGGGCGGCGAACGCCGGCCCGAGCAGGGCGAGCAGCCACAGGGCGGCGATCCGCGCGGCCCACCCGATCAGCTCGGGCGCCCCCGCGACGGCCCGGTGGCGCAACGGACGCAGAAAGCCCCGCCCGACGACCAGGGCCCCGGTGAGCGTGACGGACAGCGGCATGACCGTCAGACCGCCCTCCGCGCCGGCCAGCCGGCCCGCGTCCCCGGACAGCCGCACCGAGCCGCCCACGGCGGTGACCACCGTCGCCGCGACCACCTGGGGGAAGGACCCGCCGGGGAGGTCCGCGGCACCGGCCGCCCACAGCCCGAGCGCGGCCACGACGCTCATGGCGAGCAGCCCGCCCACCACCGTGACCAGGGCCTGCGTCCAGCCGTGGCGGGCGGTCACCCGGTCAAAGGCGGTACGTGAGCTCACCCCTGCACGCTAAGCGTGCTTTCGCACCGGGCGCCTGCCGAAAGGTCCGTCCGCGTCGGCTTGCGACCGGCGCGCCACCGGAACACACATGGACATCCTCCCCCGCCTGAAGGCGGGGGATCCACGAAAGGAATCAGATGAACGACGCCCCGGCCACCGCCGCCGCTGCCGGCGGCGCCCAGCAGGTCGCCCGGTCAGACGTGCGGTGCCGGTGTCCTGGGCCCGGCGCCCCGGGCGCGGATCACCAGAGCGTGGTCACCCAGCCCCAGGAGGCGGTCGGCCGGGAGTTCGCCACGTGTGGTGAGGACCGCCTCGATGCGTGCGGTGAGCGGGTCGAAGGCCGCGTCGAGCACGGTGCCGCGCTCCTCGCCGTCCTCGGTGAGCACCTTGCTGCCGAGCAGATCGTGATGCGGTGGAGGCTCGGCCGAGGTGGAGGACGGCGGGCGGGCGATCAGCATGTCCGGGCCTGCGGCGTCCAGGTCGGCCCAGGCCGGCACGGTCTCCCTGCGCAGGCGCCCGCTCCGTGTCCGCACGTGGGTGACCGTGCCGGACGCCGGGTCGACCGTCAGCGCCCGCACGATGCCGAGCCGGTTCCCGTCCCCCCGGGGCCGGCACCGGCAGCCCTCGCACCCGGGAGAACAGCATCACGGCAGTGCGCCCGTCCGCCGGGCACGGGACGCGCCGACCCGCGCCACGAAGTCCGGCAGATCGCCGGTGACGTGGGTGGTGGCGTGAGCGGGGACGACCAGCGACCGGCCGGAGACGGAGACGGACACCGCCTCGCCCCGCGGCACGTACACCCGGTGCCGACGGTGTCTGGAGCCCGGTGCCGACTCCCGGTGCGCGGCCGAGCCGGAAGGCGACGATCCGGCACTGGTGCCGCCCTCGACCAGGACGTCGAGCACCGTGCC contains these protein-coding regions:
- a CDS encoding aldo/keto reductase codes for the protein MYTPHPDRYADLPYRRTGHSGLQLPALSLGLWHNFGPDRPAETQRAILRRAFDLGVTHFDLANNYGPPPGAAESALGEALRADFAPYRDELVISTKAGHLMWPGPYGEWGSRKYLLSSLDQSLSRMGLDHVDIFYSHRFDPDTPLEETMGALHSAVQQGKALYVGVSNYSAEQTREAARILGELGTPLLIHQPRYSMLDRRPEDEGLLDALDELRIGSIAYSPLEQGLLTARYLDGIPEDSRAASDSPFLDTGAVTGELVERLRTLNGIAESRGQTLAQMALAWVLRGGRVTSALVGASSPRQLEDSVAATRHLDFDADELARIDAVVKQ
- a CDS encoding PRC-barrel domain-containing protein, which produces MRALTVDPASGTVTHVRTRSGRLRRETVPAWADLDAAGPDMLIARPPSSTSAEPPPHHDLLGSKVLTEDGEERGTVLDAAFDPLTARIEAVLTTRGELPADRLLGLGDHALVIRARGAGPRTPAPHV
- a CDS encoding streptophobe family protein — translated: MSSRTAFDRVTARHGWTQALVTVVGGLLAMSVVAALGLWAAGAADLPGGSFPQVVAATVVTAVGGSVRLSGDAGRLAGAEGGLTVMPLSVTLTGALVVGRGFLRPLRHRAVAGAPELIGWAARIAALWLLALLGPAFAARHTFEVSLGDGPLDNLGDLFGISPEVGFAADVPLTVLVGLLWLAGVLVLALLVSRGAPLPGRLLRFQTAVRPAARAMLWLLLASVVIGAVTALVVAATRGHPADTFAVILLGLPNVTWLALTIGLGATWDGRVEGPFGLPLPHVLDEVLRTEDVSALNLSTLAEHDGRVWWLLVADAVLLLAVAFVMAALSPARVRAWQHAVHLAVALTLTVLMICLVGRISARLGLSVLGIGDLGTGLSGQVLLAPRLAGALGLAFLWGLVTGFAGALPARGRWRGTGGPDR